A stretch of the Desulfobacter sp. genome encodes the following:
- a CDS encoding FadR family transcriptional regulator, which yields MGLTITQTKPLKTYQHVVEQIQAAIFSGELEPGERLPPEMKLKEMFDTSRGTVREALRVLEQKGLIRVSTGAKGGARIQPANTHAMEESMGVLIRQNKVCLEHLAGFRTLLEGHAAQEAAQKAEPDDLVLLGKILDQIRAHAKTDPDNWDEFNRLDAKFHLALAAMGKNPLVEANLKTVHGNVYTYFTRFLPFSRDLLDKDIQDLSLILNAVSRKDAKDAARLARAHVERFAVLMKEPNLGKDQ from the coding sequence ATGGGGCTGACCATTACCCAAACCAAACCTCTGAAAACCTATCAGCATGTGGTTGAACAGATCCAGGCGGCAATTTTTAGCGGAGAGCTGGAACCGGGAGAACGTTTACCCCCTGAAATGAAGCTCAAGGAGATGTTTGACACCAGCCGGGGAACCGTGAGAGAGGCCTTGCGGGTGCTCGAGCAAAAAGGTCTGATCCGTGTCAGCACCGGAGCAAAGGGCGGGGCCAGAATTCAGCCGGCCAATACCCATGCCATGGAAGAGAGCATGGGGGTGCTTATCAGGCAGAATAAGGTTTGCCTTGAGCATCTGGCCGGGTTCAGGACGCTTTTGGAGGGCCATGCCGCACAAGAGGCTGCCCAAAAGGCTGAACCTGATGATTTGGTTCTTCTTGGAAAAATTTTAGATCAGATTCGCGCCCATGCTAAGACCGATCCGGACAATTGGGATGAGTTTAACCGTCTGGATGCAAAATTTCACCTGGCCCTGGCTGCCATGGGAAAAAATCCCCTGGTGGAGGCGAATCTTAAGACCGTCCATGGGAACGTTTATACCTATTTTACCCGGTTCCTCCCTTTTTCTCGGGACTTGCTTGACAAGGATATCCAGGATCTTTCCTTGATTCTGAATGCTGTGTCCAGAAAAGATGCCAAGGATGCGGCCCGTCTGGCAAGAGCCCATGTGGAACGCTTTGCCGTTTTGATGAAAGAACCCAACCTG